The Campylobacter sp. CN_NE2 genome contains a region encoding:
- a CDS encoding metal ABC transporter permease, translating into MSEMLSLNFMQNAFLGGILVSIICGFVGSLIVINKMSFIAGGVAHGAYGGIGLAFFLGISPLLGASVFSLFLALLVAFITQKNKERFDSVIGAIWAFGMAIGIILIDLSPGYNTDLMSYLFGSILAVNSETLTFIGICDIIFVLLILTFYRQFLALSFDMEFAKLRGVKTEFFYYLLVVMMSFSVVAAIQVVGLILVIALITIPPFIAEKISKNLFFMMINATLISAVFCVGGLILSYKFNLTSGASIILIASLCFFAFAFFCRKQI; encoded by the coding sequence ATGAGCGAAATGTTAAGCCTAAATTTTATGCAAAATGCCTTTTTAGGGGGAATTTTAGTTAGCATTATTTGCGGTTTTGTGGGCTCCCTAATCGTCATAAATAAAATGTCATTTATCGCAGGCGGCGTAGCGCATGGGGCTTACGGCGGGATTGGATTAGCCTTTTTTTTAGGCATTTCTCCGCTTTTGGGAGCTAGTGTGTTTTCGCTTTTTTTAGCACTTTTGGTTGCCTTTATAACGCAAAAAAACAAAGAACGCTTTGACTCTGTAATCGGCGCCATTTGGGCATTTGGTATGGCGATTGGAATTATTTTAATCGATCTAAGCCCGGGTTATAATACAGATTTGATGAGCTATCTTTTTGGCTCGATTTTAGCCGTAAATTCGGAGACGCTTACATTTATCGGCATTTGCGATATAATCTTTGTGCTTTTGATTTTGACATTTTATCGTCAATTTTTAGCGCTTAGCTTTGATATGGAATTTGCAAAACTGCGTGGAGTAAAAACCGAATTTTTCTACTATTTGCTCGTTGTGATGATGTCATTTAGCGTGGTTGCTGCCATACAAGTCGTGGGGCTTATTTTGGTAATTGCTCTCATTACAATCCCACCTTTTATAGCAGAGAAAATCTCAAAAAATCTCTTTTTTATGATGATAAATGCAACGCTCATTTCGGCTGTTTTTTGTGTCGGGGGACTAATTTTGAGCTATAAATTTAACCTAACAAGTGGCGCAAGTATCATTTTGATAGCTTCGCTTTGCTTTTTTGCTTTTGCATTTTTTTGCAGAAAGCAAATTTAG
- the prfA gene encoding peptide chain release factor 1 → MLADKLQPFLDRYDELSKLLSDPSITADISNMTKLSKEQRSIEPIKEAANSYINTLKEIEENKSLLSDPEFGDLAKEELKNLEIQKEKLEEDIKILLLPKDPNDDKNIFLEIRAGTGGDEAALFAGDLLGAYLRYAELRGYKCEIVSQSEGSVGGFKEVILLVKGDGAYSRLKFEGGTHRVQRVPETESQGRVHTSAITVAVMPEIEDSEIEIKDSDLRIDVMRSSGHGGQSVNTTDSAVRITHIPTGLVVTNQDGKSQHKNKEAAMKVLKARLYDLQEQERLEKERAERKDQVGTGDRSGRIRTYNYPQNRISDHRINLTLYRLDAIMAGGLFDEIIDPLITNAQAELIASAGL, encoded by the coding sequence ATGTTAGCCGATAAACTTCAACCGTTTTTGGATCGCTACGATGAGCTTTCGAAGCTTCTTAGCGATCCTAGCATTACTGCCGATATTTCAAATATGACAAAGCTCTCAAAAGAGCAAAGAAGTATCGAGCCTATCAAAGAAGCGGCCAATAGCTACATAAACACACTTAAAGAGATCGAAGAAAATAAAAGCCTACTAAGCGACCCTGAATTTGGCGATTTGGCAAAAGAAGAGCTAAAAAATTTAGAAATTCAAAAAGAAAAACTTGAAGAAGATATAAAAATTCTGCTTCTTCCAAAAGATCCAAATGATGATAAAAATATCTTCCTTGAAATTCGCGCCGGAACGGGTGGTGATGAGGCTGCGCTTTTTGCGGGAGATTTGCTAGGAGCGTATTTGCGTTATGCTGAACTTCGTGGCTATAAATGCGAAATCGTAAGCCAAAGCGAAGGAAGCGTGGGCGGTTTTAAAGAAGTTATTTTGCTTGTTAAGGGCGACGGGGCGTATTCTAGGCTTAAATTCGAAGGCGGCACACACAGAGTCCAAAGGGTGCCAGAAACCGAAAGTCAAGGACGCGTGCATACCTCTGCTATCACGGTTGCTGTGATGCCAGAAATCGAAGATAGCGAAATCGAAATCAAAGATAGCGATTTGCGTATCGATGTCATGCGCAGCTCAGGGCATGGCGGACAGTCTGTAAATACAACTGATAGCGCCGTTCGTATCACCCATATACCAACAGGCCTAGTCGTAACCAACCAAGACGGCAAAAGCCAACACAAAAACAAAGAAGCTGCGATGAAAGTGCTAAAAGCTAGGCTTTATGACTTGCAAGAGCAAGAACGCCTAGAAAAAGAGCGCGCCGAACGAAAAGATCAAGTCGGCACAGGCGATAGAAGCGGTCGAATTCGCACCTATAACTACCCGCAAAACCGCATTAGCGACCACCGCATAAATTTAACACTTTATCGTTTAGATGCCATTATGGCAGGCGGGCTTTTTGATGAAATCATCGATCCGCTCATCACAAACGCACAAGCCGAGCTTATCGCAAGTGCTGGTTTGTAA
- a CDS encoding universal stress protein — protein sequence MEKVFICVDDNALFQPVCDYGIYVAKTIEAEPVFIHVIESPELGENFYGLAAGGIVLGEKDMVLSQYGTFDEDSNKIDEEKSKAMLEKCVAMADEQGVKASTILRDGDFLDIIEEYKNEAKIFVLGIKGTNNEDVGFNATMLIKEMKVPALLVNKEFSPINSVLVAFDGTEAAVKTVKFIKDAKLLKNAKKYVINVNNNAEESQKTLEVAREILKGENAEFVSVSGDVPGDEIIKYRRANNLDLIATGAFSKGFFKKLILGSVSQDILQNALVPILVLA from the coding sequence ATGGAAAAAGTTTTTATTTGTGTTGATGACAATGCTCTATTTCAGCCGGTTTGCGACTACGGAATTTATGTAGCTAAAACTATCGAAGCCGAGCCTGTTTTTATACATGTCATCGAAAGCCCAGAGCTTGGAGAGAATTTTTACGGACTTGCGGCTGGCGGTATCGTGCTTGGCGAAAAAGATATGGTCTTATCGCAATACGGCACATTTGATGAAGATAGCAATAAAATCGATGAAGAAAAATCAAAGGCTATGCTTGAAAAATGCGTTGCTATGGCAGACGAACAAGGCGTAAAAGCTTCGACGATTTTGCGCGACGGGGATTTTTTGGACATCATCGAAGAATACAAAAATGAAGCCAAAATTTTTGTGCTTGGCATAAAAGGCACAAACAACGAAGATGTCGGCTTTAACGCAACAATGCTGATAAAAGAGATGAAAGTTCCGGCTCTATTAGTAAATAAAGAATTTAGTCCGATAAATTCGGTGCTTGTGGCGTTTGACGGCACGGAAGCTGCCGTTAAGACGGTCAAATTCATAAAAGACGCAAAACTTTTGAAAAATGCAAAAAAATATGTCATAAATGTAAATAATAACGCCGAAGAATCGCAAAAAACGCTTGAAGTCGCAAGAGAAATTCTAAAAGGCGAAAATGCCGAATTTGTAAGCGTCTCAGGCGATGTGCCGGGCGATGAGATTATAAAATATCGCCGTGCAAACAATCTAGACCTAATCGCCACCGGCGCATTTAGCAAAGGTTTTTTCAAAAAACTAATCTTAGGTAGCGTTTCGCAAGATATTTTGCAAAATGCCCTTGTGCCGATTTTGGTTTTGGCTTAG
- a CDS encoding manganese efflux pump MntP: protein MEIFLIAIALSMDSAALSVANGAKCLNLSFAKAFKISFVYAIFQAIMPAFGFLLGISFVKFISEIDHFVAFGILAFLGVKMIKEALHYKGECSINLSTKELILGAIATSIDALAVGVTFAFSEVNILYACFVIGLVCLLVCLLAVFIGKKTGEIFERKALILGGLILIFLGFKILCEHLGIF from the coding sequence GTGGAAATATTTTTGATTGCGATTGCGCTTTCTATGGATAGCGCTGCTTTGTCGGTGGCAAACGGCGCAAAGTGTTTAAATTTAAGCTTTGCAAAGGCGTTTAAAATCTCATTTGTTTATGCTATTTTTCAGGCGATTATGCCTGCTTTTGGCTTTTTGCTCGGCATTAGTTTTGTCAAATTCATAAGCGAAATCGACCACTTTGTGGCATTTGGAATTTTGGCTTTTTTAGGCGTAAAAATGATAAAAGAAGCACTGCATTACAAAGGCGAATGTAGCATAAATTTAAGCACAAAAGAGCTTATTTTGGGGGCGATTGCCACAAGTATCGATGCTTTGGCTGTGGGTGTAACTTTTGCATTTAGCGAAGTAAATATTTTATACGCCTGTTTTGTCATCGGTTTGGTTTGTTTGTTAGTTTGTTTGTTAGCAGTTTTTATAGGCAAAAAAACAGGCGAGATTTTCGAGCGAAAAGCCCTTATTTTAGGTGGTTTGATACTGATATTTTTGGGCTTTAAAATTCTGTGTGAGCATTTAGGAATTTTTTGA
- a CDS encoding cytochrome-c peroxidase: MRFALIFFSFVFCFSSGLFSPIEPPKFDKEKAKLGEKLYFETKFNENKISCDRCHNIYLNQSGTSKDKNTPTILNSALSTLFFSNGTNQSLKEKIKRSLTAKHELNSNPSTIESVVRLNSNYAESFKKLYKDGINFENIADSLEHFVKTLVTPNSKFDHFLRNELKLNEDEQEGYGLFLDLGCASCHNGVNLGSNNFQKAINSNALVKVPTLRNITKTAPYIGDTENLSSAILQMSIKKINTTLSDYEIDKIIKFLETLSGELQ; this comes from the coding sequence ATGAGATTTGCTTTGATTTTTTTTAGCTTTGTTTTTTGCTTTTCTTCGGGGCTTTTTTCGCCGATAGAACCACCGAAATTTGACAAAGAAAAGGCAAAACTTGGCGAAAAACTCTATTTTGAAACCAAATTTAATGAAAATAAAATTTCGTGCGATCGCTGCCACAATATCTACCTAAATCAAAGCGGAACTTCAAAAGACAAAAATACGCCGACTATCTTAAATTCGGCTCTTTCGACGCTATTTTTCTCCAACGGCACAAACCAAAGCCTAAAAGAAAAAATAAAACGCTCACTTACTGCTAAACACGAATTAAACTCAAATCCAAGCACAATCGAATCGGTAGTTAGACTAAATTCAAACTACGCGGAAAGCTTTAAAAAACTTTATAAAGATGGCATAAATTTTGAAAATATCGCCGATAGTTTGGAACATTTTGTAAAAACTCTTGTAACGCCAAATTCAAAATTCGACCATTTTTTACGAAATGAGCTTAAATTAAATGAAGATGAACAAGAAGGTTATGGGCTGTTTTTAGATCTTGGTTGTGCTAGTTGCCACAACGGCGTAAATTTAGGCTCAAATAACTTCCAAAAAGCAATAAATTCAAACGCCTTAGTCAAAGTTCCCACTCTTAGAAATATTACCAAAACTGCGCCTTATATCGGTGATACAGAAAATTTATCAAGTGCGATTTTGCAAATGTCGATAAAAAAAATCAACACGACACTAAGCGATTATGAAATCGATAAAATCATAAAATTTTTAGAAACATTAAGCGGGGAATTGCAATGA
- a CDS encoding metal ABC transporter ATP-binding protein: MSDLTIENLNFSYGESVVFENLNLSYNKKDFLAIVGPNGGGKSTILKLILGLLKPKAGSVKIYGKSPNLQKIGYVPQYIASSKSFPISVLEVVLSGLIDKKMFGFYSGSDKKIALEKLSLVGMSEFANSRISELSGGQRQRVYIARALCGESKILLLDEPTASIDTMGQVQIFELLKELNLGGIGIIMVSHEINLALSYATKAAYVANKELIMHDISKAKTQNFLHHLEHNHKHFCDIELALKECGCGGCLHGKDGDFSKECEFCEKSDKFKNDNKAPKFTNSQIFQNSSQIRFFKGQK, translated from the coding sequence TTGAGCGATTTAACGATAGAAAATTTGAACTTTTCCTACGGCGAAAGCGTTGTTTTTGAAAATTTAAATTTAAGTTATAATAAAAAAGATTTTTTGGCTATCGTTGGACCAAACGGCGGCGGTAAAAGCACCATTTTAAAGCTTATTTTGGGACTTTTAAAACCAAAAGCAGGAAGCGTTAAAATTTACGGCAAAAGCCCAAATCTGCAAAAAATCGGCTATGTCCCTCAATACATAGCTTCGTCAAAATCCTTTCCTATAAGCGTTTTAGAAGTCGTTTTAAGCGGACTAATAGATAAAAAAATGTTTGGTTTTTACTCCGGGAGTGATAAAAAAATCGCACTTGAAAAACTTTCGCTTGTTGGTATGAGCGAGTTTGCAAATAGCCGTATTTCCGAGCTTTCTGGCGGACAAAGACAAAGAGTTTATATCGCAAGGGCGCTTTGTGGGGAAAGTAAGATTTTGCTTTTAGATGAACCGACTGCTAGTATCGATACTATGGGACAAGTGCAGATTTTTGAACTTTTAAAAGAGCTAAATTTGGGCGGTATCGGCATAATCATGGTTAGCCATGAGATAAATTTAGCTCTAAGCTACGCCACAAAAGCAGCCTATGTGGCAAATAAAGAGCTGATAATGCACGATATTTCAAAAGCAAAAACGCAAAATTTCTTGCACCACCTAGAACACAACCACAAGCATTTTTGCGACATTGAACTAGCTTTAAAAGAGTGCGGTTGTGGTGGTTGTTTGCACGGCAAAGACGGCGATTTTTCAAAAGAGTGCGAATTTTGCGAAAAAAGCGATAAATTTAAAAACGATAACAAGGCTCCAAAATTCACAAATTCGCAAATTTTTCAAAATTCATCGCAAATTCGCTTTTTTAAGGGGCAAAAATGA
- a CDS encoding sensor domain-containing phosphodiesterase, which produces MKNKFILLFIIISLAASIFYGLKYSIVLNHISNLMETSQKIQYIIQTNSNINSYFGDKFAHVNYDELNKNIQLFNENMEELLKSDIIFNGNFEKNLKDVNALFGQKIGLISEFNTLNSQTLILMKNLEQSFEKIGDKNRLSKIYSQISTINYKNSDEILNIKNRIKGFSPWDTNEADFISIANNIIANFVKLSVINDQKNLAIDSKIFGIHSEFTDFINQYYSELKYATIFFFLLFLTSMCALLLMEIFSIRQSALYRAFKEIADKSFCSISILDRNFKFKYTNEQFQDSTKYSQNELNDKKMEILSSYEFREGFYIRMYDSVKKLGIFEHNELISKGKNGNLLFEKMRFFKLPTKDTNYAYGVIKLDQSANKDIKEKLTDTEFELSNSAFLDHLTGFGNEAALMLRINQNELGKIIYININNFTNLRFFYKTNVINEILVQFAKTLKLAVETHRINAQIFRLQLDEFCLWYSGDDIKKDVKFIMQYFNNKIFRLNSQTNGLVMAPLDITVGISTDRDTPNTNRLYQATIAHHEAKTKNENMGFYNTDNIIEARYSHNQIMTNTIQHALTNNKIFVVCQPIFDISYKNIDNEFEPAYYEILVRLSDENGKTVMPREFLDVAKQTSFYIQITKCVIEETFRLLEKFPNTHFSINLSSLDISNALIRDIFIQNLKSSQYCSNLCIEILESEDIQSYETVANFVRKAKEFGCKIAIDDFASGYSNYYRILALNVDYIKIDGSIIKKIAIDSNSRAIVETIVSFAKRQNYEIVAEFVENIETMEIVKSLGIKFVQGFLLGKPMPVSSIPQSW; this is translated from the coding sequence ATGAAAAATAAATTTATACTGCTATTTATTATTATCTCGTTAGCGGCAAGTATTTTTTATGGCTTAAAATACTCAATTGTTTTAAACCATATATCAAATTTAATGGAAACTAGCCAAAAAATTCAATACATAATCCAAACAAATTCTAACATTAATAGTTATTTTGGCGATAAATTTGCACATGTAAATTATGATGAATTAAACAAAAATATTCAACTTTTTAATGAAAACATGGAAGAACTTTTAAAATCCGATATTATTTTTAACGGAAATTTTGAAAAAAATCTAAAAGATGTAAATGCGCTTTTTGGTCAAAAAATCGGACTTATTTCGGAATTTAATACCCTAAATTCACAAACCTTGATCCTTATGAAAAATTTAGAACAATCTTTTGAAAAAATTGGCGACAAAAATCGCCTAAGCAAAATTTACAGCCAAATTTCAACCATAAATTATAAAAATAGCGATGAAATTTTAAATATTAAAAATCGAATAAAAGGATTTAGTCCTTGGGATACAAACGAAGCAGACTTCATTTCAATCGCGAACAACATCATAGCAAATTTTGTAAAACTTAGCGTCATAAATGATCAAAAAAATCTAGCCATAGATAGTAAAATTTTTGGGATACACAGCGAATTTACAGATTTTATTAATCAATATTACTCAGAGTTAAAATACGCAACAATCTTTTTCTTTTTGCTTTTTTTGACTTCAATGTGCGCACTTTTGCTGATGGAAATTTTCTCTATTCGCCAAAGTGCGTTGTATCGTGCATTTAAAGAAATCGCCGATAAATCGTTTTGCTCCATTAGTATTTTGGATAGAAATTTTAAATTTAAATACACAAACGAACAGTTTCAAGATAGCACAAAATACAGCCAAAACGAGCTAAATGATAAAAAAATGGAAATTTTAAGCTCTTATGAATTTAGAGAAGGTTTTTACATTAGAATGTATGACAGCGTTAAAAAACTTGGAATTTTCGAACATAATGAGCTAATCAGCAAAGGAAAAAACGGAAATTTGCTTTTTGAAAAAATGAGATTTTTTAAACTCCCTACAAAAGATACAAATTACGCTTATGGTGTTATAAAACTTGATCAATCTGCAAATAAAGACATAAAAGAAAAGCTCACAGATACCGAATTTGAGCTTTCAAATTCGGCGTTTTTAGACCATTTGACTGGCTTTGGCAATGAAGCTGCACTTATGCTTCGTATCAATCAAAACGAACTTGGCAAAATAATTTATATAAATATCAACAACTTTACGAATTTGCGCTTTTTTTACAAAACAAATGTCATCAATGAAATTTTAGTGCAGTTTGCGAAAACGCTAAAACTCGCCGTCGAAACACATCGCATAAATGCCCAAATTTTTCGTTTGCAGCTAGATGAATTTTGCCTTTGGTATAGCGGAGATGATATAAAAAAAGATGTTAAATTTATAATGCAATATTTCAACAACAAAATTTTTAGACTAAACAGCCAAACAAACGGGCTTGTTATGGCGCCGCTTGATATTACCGTAGGCATTAGCACAGATCGCGATACGCCAAATACAAATAGACTTTATCAAGCTACCATAGCTCACCACGAAGCAAAGACAAAAAACGAAAATATGGGATTTTATAACACTGATAATATCATCGAAGCAAGATATTCGCACAACCAAATTATGACAAATACAATCCAACACGCACTGACAAATAACAAAATTTTCGTAGTTTGCCAACCAATTTTTGATATTAGTTATAAAAATATCGATAATGAATTTGAACCTGCATATTATGAAATTTTGGTTCGCCTTAGCGATGAAAACGGCAAAACCGTTATGCCAAGAGAGTTTTTAGATGTCGCAAAACAGACCTCTTTTTATATCCAAATCACAAAATGCGTCATCGAAGAGACATTTAGACTGCTTGAAAAATTCCCAAATACGCACTTTTCGATAAATCTTTCAAGTCTTGATATTTCAAATGCATTAATTAGAGATATTTTTATCCAAAATCTCAAATCATCGCAATACTGCTCAAATTTATGTATCGAAATTTTAGAAAGCGAAGATATACAAAGCTACGAAACGGTTGCAAATTTTGTTCGAAAAGCAAAAGAATTTGGCTGCAAAATTGCCATTGACGACTTTGCTAGTGGTTACTCAAACTACTACCGAATTTTAGCCTTAAATGTTGATTATATTAAAATCGACGGCTCAATAATCAAAAAAATCGCAATCGATTCAAACTCTCGCGCCATAGTTGAAACCATTGTATCGTTTGCCAAAAGGCAAAATTACGAAATCGTGGCTGAATTCGTCGAAAATATCGAAACAATGGAGATTGTAAAATCCTTAGGTATCAAATTTGTGCAAGGGTTTTTGCTTGGTAAGCCAATGCCGGTTAGCTCAATCCCGCAAAGCTGGTGA
- a CDS encoding DMT family transporter, which produces MNSNKTLLSDFALVFVAISWGATFMLVQNAINKIDVFSFLFWRFLISAILMWLISLKFELKFDKKSLIYGGILGFFLFLGFAFQTLALKYTLSSSVAFITGIYVVLVPFLMLAFFRQKVRLFAFLGAFVAFFGLYFLSGASGVSLGLGEILTLVCAFAFAFQIALTGEFVKKANIYALVIAQFVCVCVFSLILAIFLSHGNYENSVSLLGNLIFSFEFDFLFALIITSVFATVLAYFIQTFAQLYTSATKTVLIFALEPVSAGIIGYIFGENLSNLQIFGAGLILFGIILSELGKILFSKPR; this is translated from the coding sequence ATGAACTCAAACAAAACGCTTTTATCGGATTTTGCGCTTGTTTTTGTGGCGATTAGCTGGGGCGCTACATTTATGCTCGTGCAAAATGCGATAAATAAAATCGATGTTTTTAGCTTTTTATTTTGGAGATTTTTGATTTCTGCGATTTTAATGTGGCTGATTTCGCTCAAATTTGAGCTTAAATTTGATAAAAAATCGCTCATTTATGGCGGAATTTTGGGATTTTTTCTCTTTTTGGGTTTTGCATTTCAAACACTAGCTCTAAAATATACGCTCTCTTCAAGTGTAGCTTTTATAACGGGAATTTATGTCGTGTTAGTGCCTTTTTTAATGTTAGCTTTTTTTAGGCAAAAGGTGCGTTTGTTTGCATTTTTGGGTGCGTTTGTGGCATTTTTTGGGCTTTATTTTTTAAGTGGTGCTAGTGGCGTTAGTTTGGGACTTGGCGAAATTTTAACGCTAGTTTGTGCGTTTGCCTTTGCCTTTCAAATCGCACTAACAGGCGAGTTTGTAAAAAAAGCTAACATTTATGCGTTAGTTATCGCTCAGTTTGTTTGTGTTTGCGTTTTTAGCCTGATTTTAGCGATATTTTTATCGCATGGTAACTACGAAAATTCTGTTAGTTTGTTAGGAAATTTAATATTTTCGTTTGAATTTGATTTTTTATTTGCTCTTATTATAACTAGCGTTTTTGCGACGGTTTTAGCCTATTTTATTCAAACTTTTGCACAACTTTACACAAGTGCGACAAAAACCGTCCTGATCTTTGCGTTAGAGCCAGTAAGTGCCGGAATCATCGGTTATATTTTTGGCGAAAATTTATCAAATTTGCAAATTTTTGGCGCAGGTTTGATACTCTTTGGAATAATTCTTAGCGAACTAGGCAAAATTTTATTTTCAAAACCACGCTAA
- a CDS encoding exodeoxyribonuclease III: MRLISWNVNGLRAVVAKDGFAWLSKFKPDFLGIQETKLNEEQIPKEIYNLGFANLSANSAKRAGYSGVMSLHNFPCVTHKSLFNDDTEGRVLQHDFKDITLFNIYFPNGQKDDERLKFKLEFYSKFLAYLDELRKNGRKIIICGDVNTAHREIDLKNPKANSQTSGFLKIEREWIDELLSHGFIDTFRAVRGDEVAYSWWSYRFNARAKNVGWRIDYFFISEDLRANLKGAFILSEITGSDHCPVGIDIEI, encoded by the coding sequence ATGCGTTTGATTTCGTGGAATGTAAATGGACTTAGGGCGGTGGTCGCCAAAGACGGCTTTGCGTGGCTTAGCAAGTTCAAGCCTGATTTTTTGGGAATTCAAGAAACAAAGCTTAACGAAGAGCAAATTCCAAAAGAAATTTATAATCTCGGTTTTGCAAATTTGAGTGCAAATTCGGCCAAACGAGCTGGTTACAGCGGCGTGATGAGTTTGCATAATTTTCCTTGTGTTACGCATAAATCGCTTTTTAATGATGATACCGAAGGGCGGGTTTTGCAGCACGATTTTAAGGATATTACGCTTTTTAATATCTACTTTCCAAACGGGCAGAAGGACGATGAAAGGCTAAAATTTAAGCTCGAATTTTACTCTAAATTTTTAGCCTACCTTGACGAGCTGCGAAAAAACGGGCGAAAAATCATCATTTGTGGCGATGTAAATACCGCTCACAGAGAAATTGATCTAAAAAATCCAAAGGCAAATTCGCAAACTAGCGGGTTTTTAAAAATCGAGCGAGAGTGGATAGATGAGCTTTTATCGCACGGATTTATCGACACTTTTAGAGCCGTTCGTGGGGACGAGGTGGCGTATTCGTGGTGGAGTTACCGCTTTAATGCAAGGGCGAAAAATGTCGGTTGGCGGATTGATTATTTTTTCATTAGCGAAGATTTAAGGGCAAATTTAAAAGGCGCTTTTATTTTGAGCGAAATCACAGGCTCAGACCACTGCCCCGTGGGAATCGATATTGAAATTTAA
- a CDS encoding metal ABC transporter solute-binding protein, Zn/Mn family — MKKSIILMATISSLVLAKPIVSTTIMPTKFFIEQIAGDEIEVNVMVPSSADPHTYEPKPSQMKMLEKSDLYFEVGVEFDEIWLKKIAPDFKNVKFIKTQENIEKIAMNSHHEHGDHDHEKDHDHEKHTEHKHDHDHDHDSHHDHGNLDPHIWLDPILVKTQSKNILNALCETYGEKCEKFSANFAEFEKKLDELDEFAKAKLKDLKEAKFIVYHPSWGYFATRYDLEQIAIEIEGKEPKPADLAKLIEEAKEESVKVIFVAPQFSKKAAITVAAASGANVEEIDHLSGDWLNEMKKTIEIISKSLK, encoded by the coding sequence ATGAAAAAATCAATAATTCTTATGGCAACGATTTCTAGTCTAGTTTTGGCAAAACCGATTGTCAGTACGACGATAATGCCGACGAAATTTTTTATCGAGCAAATCGCAGGAGATGAAATCGAAGTTAATGTAATGGTGCCAAGCTCGGCAGATCCGCATACTTACGAGCCTAAGCCGTCTCAAATGAAAATGCTAGAAAAAAGCGATTTGTATTTTGAAGTCGGCGTTGAATTTGACGAAATTTGGCTTAAAAAAATCGCACCTGATTTTAAAAATGTCAAATTTATAAAAACGCAAGAAAATATCGAAAAAATCGCTATGAATTCGCACCACGAGCATGGCGACCACGACCACGAAAAAGACCACGACCATGAAAAGCACACAGAGCATAAACACGACCATGACCACGACCATGACAGCCACCACGACCACGGAAATTTAGATCCGCACATTTGGCTTGATCCGATTTTAGTAAAAACTCAAAGCAAAAATATCTTAAATGCTCTTTGCGAAACTTACGGCGAAAAATGCGAAAAATTCAGTGCAAATTTTGCAGAATTTGAGAAAAAACTTGACGAGCTTGACGAATTTGCAAAAGCAAAATTAAAAGATTTAAAAGAAGCAAAATTTATCGTTTATCACCCAAGCTGGGGCTATTTTGCCACTCGTTATGATTTGGAGCAAATCGCCATTGAAATCGAAGGCAAAGAGCCAAAGCCTGCCGATCTTGCAAAACTGATTGAAGAAGCAAAAGAAGAGAGTGTTAAAGTAATCTTTGTCGCACCGCAGTTTTCTAAAAAAGCAGCCATCACGGTTGCCGCAGCAAGTGGTGCAAATGTCGAAGAAATCGATCATTTAAGCGGTGATTGGCTAAATGAAATGAAAAAAACAATAGAAATAATTTCAAAAAGTTTAAAATAA
- a CDS encoding class I SAM-dependent methyltransferase produces MKEKNLWDEKARNYDKFGGNLSEFQIKFFEILSKFGVDFKDKTLIDIGCGTGIYTLHLAKICKFILGVDSSKNMLKELENSAKSANITNIKTIFSDFENFKSEDKFDIAFLTMSPALQNENDFEKFANLANFRIYMNWEKPRNSTLLTPFFEKFGVKNREKKLNSTANLLNFLKEKNIPFQSEILNEIRHSKRDFNDAFANILWHLKINNFSYNEDEIKKMLELKFENDFIEDEVEICVRIILF; encoded by the coding sequence ATGAAAGAGAAAAATTTATGGGACGAAAAGGCTAGAAATTACGATAAATTCGGCGGAAATTTAAGCGAATTTCAGATTAAATTTTTTGAAATTTTATCTAAATTTGGTGTTGATTTTAAAGATAAAACTCTCATCGACATTGGTTGTGGCACGGGAATTTACACGCTACATTTAGCAAAAATTTGCAAATTTATTCTTGGCGTAGATAGTTCAAAAAATATGCTAAAAGAGCTTGAAAACTCTGCAAAATCGGCAAATATAACAAACATTAAAACTATTTTTAGCGATTTTGAAAATTTTAAAAGCGAAGATAAATTTGACATTGCATTTTTGACGATGAGTCCTGCTTTGCAAAATGAAAATGATTTTGAAAAATTTGCAAATTTGGCAAATTTTCGCATTTATATGAACTGGGAAAAACCGCGAAATTCGACCTTACTAACGCCGTTTTTCGAAAAATTTGGCGTGAAAAATAGAGAAAAAAAACTAAATTCTACGGCAAATTTACTAAATTTTTTAAAAGAAAAAAATATCCCTTTTCAAAGCGAAATTTTAAACGAAATTCGCCACAGCAAACGCGATTTTAACGATGCCTTTGCAAATATTTTGTGGCATTTAAAGATAAATAATTTTTCATATAACGAAGATGAAATCAAAAAAATGCTAGAATTAAAGTTTGAAAATGATTTCATAGAAGATGAAGTTGAAATTTGCGTTAGGATTATCCTATTTTAG